Proteins encoded within one genomic window of Natronocella acetinitrilica:
- the dndC gene encoding DNA phosphorothioation system sulfurtransferase DndC, producing the protein MPVEAKVERKTAFATGFRDTIDTLMATIQALYLSDEIPWVIGYSGGKDSTATLQLVWHAVAALPKEQRQKPVHVISTDTLVENPIVAMWVEHTLHKIRDASDEQEMPIQAHRLTPDPTDSFWVNLIGKGYPAPRPKFRWCTSRLKINPSNRFINDLVRQNGEAILVLGTRKAESVCRSANMARYERTSTRELLSTHGDLDRSWVFTPIGDWSNDDVWQYLMQVKNPWGYRNKDLLGMYQGATEDGECPLVVDTSTPSCGDSRFGCYVCTMVEQDKSMEAMIRNDHEKEWMTPLMEFRNHYLDIKVDRQHRDFRKMNGSLMVHNGRLVHGPYKQYYRETLLRELLEAQQRVRDAAYRGEAPEIVKDFNSITLEELDEIRRVWVVEKHEVEDRLPGIYRDVTGEEYPGRAFNQSSTFGSEEMRLLTEVCREQGDEEGLHFELVRELLHIEDRHRTMARRAGLYKALDKALERSAFESEAEAEQFALRRQEAVNAARDMIKEIHPNCFDTLIEEG; encoded by the coding sequence ATGCCAGTTGAGGCCAAGGTCGAGCGGAAGACGGCTTTCGCTACGGGTTTTCGGGACACGATTGACACTCTCATGGCGACAATCCAGGCCCTGTACCTGAGTGATGAGATCCCCTGGGTTATCGGGTACAGCGGAGGGAAAGACTCTACCGCGACGCTGCAGTTGGTATGGCATGCGGTGGCCGCTCTGCCGAAAGAGCAACGTCAGAAACCGGTGCATGTCATTAGTACTGACACACTGGTAGAGAACCCGATCGTTGCGATGTGGGTTGAGCACACTCTGCACAAGATCCGTGATGCTTCCGATGAGCAGGAAATGCCTATTCAGGCGCACAGACTCACGCCCGATCCTACGGATAGCTTCTGGGTGAACCTGATCGGCAAGGGCTATCCGGCCCCGCGCCCGAAATTTCGTTGGTGCACCAGTCGGCTGAAGATCAATCCGTCAAATCGGTTCATCAACGATTTGGTTCGACAGAACGGTGAAGCGATCTTGGTGCTCGGCACCCGCAAAGCGGAAAGCGTATGCCGGTCCGCCAACATGGCGCGGTATGAACGAACGAGTACCCGTGAGTTACTGAGCACCCACGGCGACCTCGATAGGAGCTGGGTCTTCACGCCTATTGGCGATTGGTCGAACGATGACGTGTGGCAGTACCTCATGCAGGTAAAAAACCCATGGGGCTATCGAAACAAGGATCTGCTGGGCATGTACCAGGGTGCCACGGAAGACGGCGAATGCCCGCTCGTCGTGGATACAAGCACCCCTAGTTGTGGCGACAGCCGTTTCGGTTGCTACGTCTGCACCATGGTTGAGCAGGACAAGTCCATGGAGGCAATGATCCGAAACGACCACGAAAAGGAGTGGATGACCCCGCTCATGGAATTCCGGAATCATTACCTCGACATCAAAGTTGACCGTCAGCACCGAGACTTTCGCAAGATGAACGGCTCACTGATGGTCCACAATGGTCGTCTTGTCCATGGTCCGTACAAACAGTACTACAGGGAGACGCTTCTTCGCGAACTTCTCGAAGCCCAGCAGCGGGTTCGTGATGCCGCATACCGAGGAGAGGCGCCCGAGATCGTAAAAGACTTCAATTCGATCACGTTGGAAGAGCTCGACGAGATTAGGCGTGTCTGGGTTGTCGAAAAGCACGAGGTCGAGGATCGCCTGCCGGGCATTTACCGTGATGTGACAGGTGAAGAGTATCCAGGCCGAGCCTTTAACCAATCGTCAACGTTCGGCTCCGAGGAGATGCGCCTTCTCACTGAAGTCTGCAGAGAACAAGGGGATGAGGAAGGGCTTCACTTCGAGCTGGTCCGTGAGCTTCTGCACATCGAGGATCGACATCGAACGATGGCTCGACGAGCCGGACTCTATAAAGCGCTTGATAAGGCCCTTGAGCGCAGCGCTTTCGAAAGCGAAGCGGAAGCAGAGCAGTTCGCCCTCAGGCGGCAAGAGGCGGTGAACGCCGCAAGGGATATGATCAAGGAGATCCACCCTAACTGCTTTGACACCCTTATAGAGGAAGGCTAA
- the dndD gene encoding DNA sulfur modification protein DndD, with product MIFDELVLHNFGIYRGRHVVDLRPESGKPIILIGALNGGGKTTLLDALQLVLYGKLAQCSNRGSLAYDTFLQRCINRHVEAEEGSALELKFRVLSDMGEETIRLHRSWRLSGKRIKETVEVVRDGKIDPVCTEHWYEHVDEFIPSRMSSLFFFDGEKIEYFAEPENASTLLRSGLWSLLGLDLVEQLGKDLDTVIQRRLANEGIREASDKMELLQKEQDSLETEHEALIGQKATLRSELDQIEKRLGRLRAEYRERGGELYERRQTIEQSLQAARGALAYSQSTLQELAAADTPLLLAQDLIQTSKEQAQRELDAKRQEGFLDQLKRRDVELAARLKQLSAPDEYIYEISQFFSADYQKRTEALSSPQYLDVDPSDFQPVSVEQLGTVAAQLASALDHHRSVQAQVFNEERRLQGMPEPEELSDITGRLQEAQVEASAYGMRIEEQQLKIDRLQQKIEDAKNRRLRLASDRKLEDFAEEIGARIVTHADKIKNTLRQYRQALVRQNLHRLEELILESLQLLLHKQRLLEDVRIDPATYELTLIDAAGNQLSAERLSAGERQLLAVSIVWGLTKASGKPIPAVIDTPLGRLDGNHRQRLVDTYFPHASHQVILLSTDEEIDHRYFKRLEPVAAKLYGLTYDEEKQSSEVVEGYPWAREVV from the coding sequence ATGATTTTCGACGAACTTGTCTTACACAACTTTGGTATCTATCGGGGAAGGCACGTTGTTGATCTCCGTCCTGAATCCGGGAAGCCGATCATCCTTATTGGGGCTCTAAACGGCGGGGGAAAGACGACCCTGTTGGATGCGCTCCAGCTCGTCCTTTATGGGAAACTGGCGCAGTGTTCAAATCGCGGGAGTCTAGCTTATGACACCTTCCTCCAGCGCTGTATTAATCGTCATGTTGAAGCAGAAGAGGGTAGTGCTCTCGAGCTAAAGTTCCGCGTACTCTCCGACATGGGCGAAGAAACAATTCGCTTGCACCGTTCATGGCGACTGAGTGGCAAGAGAATCAAAGAGACTGTCGAAGTCGTTAGAGACGGAAAGATCGATCCTGTCTGCACAGAGCATTGGTATGAGCACGTAGACGAGTTTATACCATCCCGTATGTCTAGCCTTTTCTTCTTCGATGGGGAGAAAATTGAGTACTTCGCGGAACCTGAGAACGCATCCACGCTCTTGCGTAGTGGTCTGTGGTCCCTCCTCGGGCTCGATCTGGTCGAACAACTCGGGAAAGACCTAGATACAGTCATCCAACGTCGACTCGCCAACGAGGGTATTCGCGAAGCCTCAGATAAGATGGAGTTGCTACAAAAGGAACAAGACTCGCTGGAGACTGAACACGAGGCCCTAATCGGCCAGAAGGCCACATTGCGTTCTGAACTCGATCAGATCGAAAAGAGGTTGGGACGGCTCCGTGCTGAGTACCGTGAACGCGGTGGGGAGCTCTACGAGCGGCGGCAGACCATCGAGCAGTCCCTCCAGGCAGCCAGAGGTGCTTTGGCGTATAGCCAGAGCACTCTACAGGAGTTGGCAGCGGCCGATACTCCCCTCCTGTTGGCGCAGGACCTCATTCAGACCAGTAAGGAGCAGGCTCAGAGGGAACTAGACGCCAAGAGACAAGAAGGGTTTCTCGACCAGCTGAAGCGTCGCGACGTAGAACTTGCCGCAAGGCTGAAACAGCTCTCGGCACCCGACGAATATATATACGAAATCAGTCAGTTTTTCTCGGCTGACTACCAGAAACGCACGGAAGCGCTAAGCTCACCACAGTACTTGGATGTAGATCCGTCGGATTTTCAGCCCGTTAGCGTTGAGCAGCTCGGCACCGTTGCAGCCCAGTTAGCCAGCGCTCTCGATCATCACCGGTCGGTACAAGCACAGGTATTCAACGAAGAGCGTCGCCTGCAAGGGATGCCTGAACCGGAGGAACTTAGTGACATCACTGGCCGGCTGCAGGAAGCCCAAGTTGAGGCGAGCGCATACGGGATGAGGATTGAAGAGCAGCAGCTTAAGATCGACCGACTCCAACAGAAAATCGAGGACGCCAAAAATCGTCGACTGCGATTAGCAAGCGATCGAAAGCTTGAGGATTTTGCAGAAGAAATCGGTGCGAGGATTGTGACTCATGCGGATAAGATCAAGAATACACTAAGGCAGTATCGCCAAGCCCTAGTACGCCAGAACCTGCACCGTTTAGAGGAGCTTATTCTTGAGAGTTTACAACTGCTTCTGCATAAGCAGCGACTGTTGGAGGATGTGCGCATCGACCCGGCCACATATGAGCTGACGTTGATCGATGCGGCCGGTAATCAGCTCTCAGCCGAGCGCCTTTCTGCGGGTGAGCGGCAGCTCTTGGCGGTATCAATTGTGTGGGGGCTGACGAAGGCGTCCGGTAAACCGATACCCGCAGTCATTGATACACCTCTTGGGCGCCTGGATGGGAATCATCGTCAAAGGCTCGTTGATACGTACTTCCCTCATGCTAGTCACCAGGTAATACTTCTTTCGACAGATGAAGAAATCGATCACCGCTATTTCAAGAGGCTAGAACCAGTGGCGGCCAAGTTGTACGGACTGACCTATGACGAGGAAAAACAGTCCTCCGAGGTGGTGGAGGGGTACCCTTGGGCTCGGGAGGTGGTATGA
- the dndE gene encoding DNA sulfur modification protein DndE: MSIDNIRLSEKAKTQLITLKRRTGIQHWNVLCRWAFCRSLAEPSIPPYEMIPADSNVEMTWKTFAGSRRSVYWALLKERARHDGYDLTDAQLLTVFRLHVHRGISYLLSKQSLADVLESALESNYKR; this comes from the coding sequence ATGAGTATTGATAATATCCGGCTTTCGGAAAAAGCCAAAACACAGTTAATCACACTGAAGCGTCGAACCGGTATTCAGCATTGGAACGTACTTTGCCGGTGGGCTTTTTGTAGGTCGTTAGCTGAACCAAGCATACCGCCATACGAAATGATTCCTGCTGACAGTAACGTAGAAATGACGTGGAAGACGTTCGCCGGCAGTAGACGTTCTGTTTATTGGGCATTGCTAAAAGAACGAGCAAGGCACGATGGTTACGATTTGACGGACGCTCAGTTATTGACTGTATTCCGTTTGCATGTCCATCGGGGGATTTCGTATCTACTTTCTAAGCAGAGCCTCGCGGATGTCTTGGAAAGTGCTTTAGAATCGAATTACAAAAGATAA
- a CDS encoding sigma factor-like helix-turn-helix DNA-binding protein: MENRSPFDDRIISILERRDVSRRLSNAIKRADLYGELPIRTLSEYMQDSDRAYCEMRKIPNLGEKSVLELHEILIKEYALVGDEVTTKNKHQVNPLNREEEEEAAIKNGCEAILKGLLFPRALYDEGVSTRLENVLASIDVANIEFSSFLGEYQKIKEKCLNARNCGRKTLVELEKKTLHVIESRLLEVGLPERFSQSIFIFLKMKHFPENEKKEFLAVSRKILKETHSLSSNTLSKECCGLAAHMRQLLEKLNQREIDVLRQRYGFDGVEPSTLEEVAFRHDVTRERVRQLQKKAIEKIGSRKNLRKLRALIEDEDVIGKIFSNRKLVPWSRVKDLLPELSTEEKLAIDVVYGSLREFLEEEALSNEMGWSIDEGEVDYGAEIEELNQSLRSRILNLLNRMALPIHLSYLDQRIPDYSKQAIREEMEDKFAATFNQGVLAKAPKLPAMTRFTLVLRQAGRGLHCEEIRAKNYELFGRDDSIHAIGGALGRSRDALIVGRGTYDLYENIALDEDRMKEIRERAYAFLREKEQYISTKVIFAEIFQGESSRFGRDFSHFMLLGLLQDDDRFDVRRGMMIGLKKFTPEQGFIRLQDEIVKIVEEAHGPVTVRDIMEELEGRREIFHSTVSGFLDSLACIVRVSRGRYDLTSIVIGDHEQQRAVVTASQIALAGGGKTTFALSEALESVGYFLTPTVLKSFLSKQGGFELHPGDMVKIRRLPDEVRAYDAAIRECIAAEPGVLDSRERLRQRVTERGAKDLTRYDPRPRFGVGEYGPDSDGEAVLNKILSNFGL; this comes from the coding sequence GTGGAGAATAGAAGCCCATTTGATGACAGAATAATTTCCATCCTGGAAAGGCGTGATGTCTCCAGGCGGTTGTCCAATGCAATTAAGCGTGCAGATTTATACGGAGAATTGCCGATAAGAACATTAAGCGAATACATGCAGGACTCGGACCGAGCCTATTGCGAAATGCGAAAAATTCCAAATCTTGGAGAAAAGAGCGTACTGGAATTGCACGAAATACTAATAAAGGAGTATGCCTTAGTCGGAGACGAAGTAACTACCAAAAATAAACATCAGGTGAATCCTCTTAATCGTGAAGAAGAAGAGGAAGCAGCCATAAAAAATGGATGCGAAGCCATATTAAAAGGCCTTCTTTTCCCTCGAGCTCTCTACGATGAAGGCGTGTCAACCAGATTAGAAAACGTATTAGCCAGTATCGATGTTGCCAACATTGAATTTTCATCTTTTCTTGGAGAGTATCAAAAAATAAAGGAAAAATGCCTCAACGCTAGAAATTGTGGCAGAAAAACCTTAGTCGAACTCGAGAAAAAAACACTTCACGTTATTGAGAGCCGATTGTTGGAAGTGGGTTTGCCGGAAAGGTTCTCTCAAAGTATTTTTATTTTTCTCAAAATGAAGCATTTCCCAGAAAATGAAAAAAAAGAATTTCTTGCCGTCTCAAGAAAAATTCTCAAAGAAACGCATTCTTTATCAAGCAATACTTTATCAAAAGAGTGTTGTGGCCTTGCGGCTCACATGCGCCAGCTTTTAGAGAAACTAAATCAAAGAGAGATTGACGTTCTGCGTCAACGCTATGGCTTTGACGGGGTCGAACCATCGACCTTAGAAGAGGTGGCATTTAGGCATGATGTAACCAGAGAGAGAGTTCGACAATTACAGAAAAAGGCGATTGAAAAAATCGGATCTCGAAAAAATTTGCGCAAATTGCGGGCGTTGATCGAAGACGAAGATGTTATTGGGAAAATTTTTAGTAATCGTAAGCTTGTTCCTTGGAGCAGAGTAAAAGATCTTCTTCCAGAGCTATCAACTGAGGAGAAGCTGGCGATTGATGTAGTGTACGGAAGCCTGAGGGAGTTTTTGGAGGAAGAAGCACTTAGTAATGAAATGGGCTGGTCTATTGATGAAGGGGAAGTGGACTACGGAGCTGAAATAGAAGAACTAAATCAATCACTCAGATCGAGAATACTAAATTTGCTTAACAGGATGGCATTGCCGATACATTTGAGCTATCTCGATCAGCGGATCCCGGACTATAGTAAACAGGCAATCCGTGAGGAGATGGAAGATAAATTCGCCGCCACCTTTAATCAGGGGGTTCTCGCTAAGGCGCCAAAGCTTCCTGCCATGACACGATTCACACTTGTTCTTCGGCAAGCTGGAAGGGGTTTGCATTGCGAGGAAATAAGAGCAAAAAACTATGAGTTATTTGGCCGTGATGATTCAATACACGCGATCGGTGGTGCGCTTGGTCGATCAAGAGACGCATTGATTGTAGGGCGGGGAACATACGATTTGTACGAAAATATTGCACTGGATGAGGATCGTATGAAGGAGATTCGAGAACGCGCCTACGCATTTCTTCGGGAGAAAGAGCAGTATATAAGCACTAAGGTCATATTTGCGGAAATATTTCAAGGTGAAAGCTCACGGTTTGGTCGCGACTTCAGTCATTTTATGCTTTTGGGGCTTTTGCAGGACGATGACAGATTCGACGTCCGTCGCGGTATGATGATTGGGTTAAAGAAATTTACCCCAGAACAAGGATTCATAAGGCTTCAGGACGAAATAGTCAAAATCGTTGAGGAGGCGCATGGCCCAGTTACTGTTCGGGACATTATGGAAGAATTAGAAGGTCGGCGCGAGATTTTTCATAGCACGGTCAGCGGTTTTCTCGACTCCCTCGCGTGTATCGTTCGCGTAAGCCGAGGTCGGTACGATCTAACGTCAATTGTCATTGGTGACCATGAACAGCAAAGAGCAGTGGTTACGGCGTCGCAAATCGCCTTGGCGGGAGGGGGTAAGACGACGTTCGCGCTATCGGAGGCCCTAGAGAGTGTGGGCTATTTCTTGACGCCGACAGTGCTTAAGAGTTTTTTAAGCAAGCAAGGTGGGTTCGAACTGCATCCTGGAGACATGGTCAAAATTCGACGGTTGCCAGATGAAGTGCGGGCATACGACGCGGCGATCAGGGAGTGCATTGCTGCGGAGCCGGGAGTGCTTGACAGCCGAGAACGCCTTCGGCAAAGGGTTACTGAGAGAGGAGCGAAAGACCTGACACGGTATGATCCTAGGCCCCGGTTTGGGGTGGGCGAGTATGGGCCGGACTCGGACGGTGAGGCGGTGCTGAATAAGATTTTAAGCAATTTCGGACTCTAG
- a CDS encoding DEAD/DEAH box helicase family protein, whose protein sequence is MNLSSLTLPFYVSTTEQDPISTFFVPVFGQAASYDVAVGYFSSQWLRDAAYGIAKFALNGGHARWIIAPTLSDEDRRVLSENWQDAESVLNDRVSVSFQTLYEELTQHTREALGWLIKDGIISFRVGFPYNNLHGIMHAKQGVFRDTLGNEVAFLGSYNLTGGAGTNWEAFSVFCSWSSEESHARIEEIGKSFDRMWEGRDENLLVKEPHAVDLEPFVRSASAVERHYELISTIPNGPYIPDKFLDNGKLRPYQEDGINKWFSNNGRGILHMATGTGKTVTALTALTRLCHHCQKRGAGLFIIITVPYQHLAEQWASEAAAFGFEPILCYGGVVRWIAEAQRQVNEIQLGLRPQCMFITVNATMRDRPFQNLVSNMRANIVFVGDEMHNLGARTSLQALPEKAGFRMGLSATPERAGDLEGTEALQEYFGDEVLSFGLDKAIEGGYLCEYYYYPILVYLTEEENKEYEVLSRAISQAYHRNSSDSIGSNDYLKRLLIKRSRLVGKAENKLPTLLDLLGEKTSWSHTLVYCGDSSDNGERYIDRALRAIGKQLGVKANKFTAGEGREERRRLLADFSEGRLEVLLAIRCLDEGVDIPSTQTAFILASSANPKEFVQRRGRVLRRAPGKDKATLYDFITVPNVGGFSEQGDLSAERGLLKRELMRFNEFAELAINYGEALDKMRDMKVRLNLLDL, encoded by the coding sequence ATGAATCTATCAAGTCTAACTTTGCCGTTCTACGTATCGACTACAGAGCAAGATCCCATTTCCACGTTTTTCGTTCCGGTTTTCGGCCAGGCTGCGTCTTATGACGTAGCCGTGGGATATTTTAGCTCCCAATGGCTAAGGGATGCGGCCTACGGAATTGCGAAGTTCGCGCTGAATGGCGGGCATGCGCGTTGGATAATTGCTCCAACCCTTTCAGATGAAGATCGACGAGTGCTCAGTGAAAACTGGCAGGATGCTGAAAGTGTTCTGAATGATCGCGTTTCAGTGTCTTTCCAGACCTTGTACGAAGAATTGACACAGCACACAAGAGAGGCGCTTGGTTGGCTTATTAAGGATGGCATCATAAGTTTTCGTGTCGGTTTCCCGTATAACAACCTTCACGGGATAATGCATGCGAAACAAGGCGTCTTTAGGGATACGCTAGGGAATGAGGTGGCCTTTCTGGGATCCTATAATCTGACAGGCGGTGCCGGTACAAACTGGGAGGCTTTTAGTGTTTTTTGTTCGTGGTCGTCAGAAGAGAGCCATGCGCGAATCGAGGAAATAGGTAAGAGTTTTGACAGGATGTGGGAAGGGCGGGATGAAAACCTCTTGGTCAAGGAGCCGCACGCGGTCGATCTTGAGCCATTTGTGCGAAGTGCGTCGGCAGTCGAAAGGCATTATGAGCTTATCTCAACCATACCTAACGGTCCCTATATCCCTGATAAGTTTCTGGACAACGGGAAGCTTCGCCCTTACCAGGAAGATGGCATTAATAAGTGGTTCAGTAACAATGGCCGCGGCATTTTGCACATGGCCACCGGAACTGGAAAAACGGTGACCGCGCTGACGGCACTCACGAGGCTGTGCCACCATTGCCAGAAACGGGGTGCTGGGCTCTTTATTATCATAACCGTCCCGTATCAGCATCTCGCGGAGCAGTGGGCTTCGGAGGCCGCCGCATTTGGGTTCGAGCCTATCCTGTGTTACGGCGGGGTAGTGAGGTGGATCGCGGAGGCGCAGCGCCAGGTGAATGAGATCCAACTGGGACTCCGGCCGCAGTGTATGTTTATTACGGTGAATGCAACAATGCGAGACCGGCCTTTCCAGAATCTTGTGAGCAATATGCGCGCAAACATAGTCTTCGTTGGGGACGAGATGCATAATCTCGGCGCTAGAACTTCATTGCAAGCTCTTCCGGAAAAAGCGGGATTTCGGATGGGGTTGTCGGCTACGCCGGAAAGAGCAGGAGATCTTGAGGGCACTGAGGCGCTGCAAGAATACTTTGGCGATGAGGTCTTGTCGTTCGGATTAGATAAGGCCATTGAGGGCGGATATCTTTGTGAATATTACTATTATCCTATTCTCGTTTATTTGACCGAGGAAGAGAATAAGGAATATGAAGTCCTCTCCAGAGCTATATCTCAAGCTTATCATCGAAATTCTTCTGATAGCATCGGGAGTAACGATTACCTGAAGAGGCTACTTATTAAGCGATCGAGGCTAGTTGGAAAGGCCGAGAATAAACTTCCGACTCTGCTCGACTTGCTTGGCGAAAAAACGAGCTGGTCGCATACATTGGTGTACTGCGGAGATAGCTCGGACAACGGAGAGCGTTACATAGACCGTGCGTTGAGAGCGATAGGCAAACAGTTGGGCGTGAAAGCCAATAAGTTCACGGCCGGCGAAGGACGAGAGGAGCGTCGACGATTGCTGGCTGATTTCTCAGAAGGACGGTTGGAAGTGCTTTTGGCGATCAGATGTCTTGACGAAGGTGTAGATATTCCGTCTACGCAGACGGCATTTATCCTCGCATCGTCCGCGAATCCGAAAGAGTTCGTGCAGCGTCGGGGACGCGTACTTAGGCGGGCACCTGGCAAGGATAAAGCAACCTTGTATGATTTCATAACCGTGCCGAATGTTGGGGGGTTTTCCGAGCAAGGAGATTTATCTGCTGAGCGAGGGCTTTTGAAAAGGGAATTAATGAGATTCAATGAATTTGCGGAGCTTGCCATTAATTATGGGGAGGCGCTTGATAAAATGAGGGATATGAAAGTAAGATTGAATCTTCTCGACTTATAG
- a CDS encoding AAA family ATPase, whose product MRIKALTIKNFRQFYGENEITFSCDAGSMITVVHGENGAGKTSLLNAFKWVLYGATDFDTGEQSILNELVLTEVDHGGTVELSIMLEFEHDDVDYTALRKQEYRRLPGALEAEPIGKAVLDVSWVDNNGRFERSSNPTNHINQIIPEKMHTYFFFNGERIEKLANVSAAGEIRSAIRTLMGLEIVERASDHLGRLVIKDVRKEASESASEDYSKLLVKQGELSDRRDEIDREKKDAEVNKEGFQKELDAINDSYERIVEVREKTARRKELERVVERFEHDLEILRIERNERVARLGALAFLSDAIERTASRLEECRKKGELPYKIRRTFVDDLLKQESCICGTLLIEGSTERANVQAYRDKATEEDVEAAFTETVGNLGVLPREREGFFEQLKVWSAKETGLEESAKDAKGELDEIGSTLVTSEIEDVKKLEARRQELSDRQAKENTRRDKALADIGAIDDDLKALKQEIDKVKSKSEKEDLARRRLDYAVECKNLLDQLHEALSEETRKHLSQKVNATFREILRKDFWAEIDEEYTLRIFKNVPGVGKQFVSEKSTGENQVTSLSFIASLVSLAKERNKNKGAFFKGGVFPIIMDSPFGALDKEYREKISENIPKLADQVVIFASNSQWSEEVDKRCRPYIGKEYSLIYHAPKIRDSDYDSAYVKRTEGPEFTTIEEGYYG is encoded by the coding sequence ATGAGAATAAAAGCGCTTACTATAAAGAATTTTAGACAGTTCTATGGAGAGAACGAAATAACGTTCAGCTGCGATGCGGGCTCGATGATAACAGTTGTTCATGGTGAGAACGGCGCAGGAAAAACGTCTCTTCTAAATGCATTTAAATGGGTTCTCTATGGTGCAACGGATTTTGATACTGGGGAGCAGTCAATTCTTAATGAGTTAGTGCTCACGGAAGTAGATCATGGCGGTACTGTCGAGCTTTCCATTATGTTGGAATTCGAACACGATGACGTAGATTATACAGCACTTAGAAAGCAGGAGTACCGACGGCTTCCAGGTGCGTTGGAGGCAGAGCCAATTGGAAAGGCGGTGCTTGACGTCAGTTGGGTGGACAATAACGGACGATTTGAACGTTCTTCGAATCCTACGAATCACATTAATCAAATCATCCCAGAGAAAATGCATACGTATTTCTTTTTTAACGGGGAAAGGATCGAAAAATTAGCCAACGTTTCGGCGGCGGGGGAAATTCGAAGCGCGATTCGTACGCTTATGGGCTTGGAGATCGTCGAGCGCGCAAGTGATCATCTCGGGCGGCTCGTTATCAAAGACGTACGTAAGGAAGCCAGTGAGTCAGCATCGGAAGATTATAGCAAACTGTTGGTAAAGCAAGGGGAGCTTAGCGATCGGCGGGATGAGATTGATAGGGAAAAGAAGGACGCGGAAGTGAATAAGGAGGGTTTCCAGAAGGAACTGGATGCCATCAACGACTCGTATGAGCGGATAGTGGAGGTTCGGGAGAAGACAGCAAGACGAAAAGAGCTGGAGCGGGTGGTGGAGAGGTTCGAGCACGATTTGGAGATCCTTCGAATCGAGAGGAATGAGCGCGTGGCGCGGCTAGGAGCGTTGGCGTTCCTATCGGATGCTATAGAGCGGACTGCGAGTCGGTTGGAGGAATGCCGTAAGAAGGGTGAGCTTCCGTACAAAATACGGCGCACGTTTGTCGACGACTTGCTCAAGCAGGAGTCGTGTATTTGCGGGACGCTCCTTATTGAAGGGTCTACGGAGAGGGCGAATGTCCAGGCGTACCGCGATAAGGCAACCGAAGAGGATGTGGAGGCGGCATTTACAGAGACCGTGGGTAACCTAGGGGTGTTGCCGCGGGAAAGGGAGGGCTTCTTCGAGCAGCTAAAGGTATGGTCAGCGAAAGAGACGGGCCTTGAGGAGAGCGCGAAGGATGCTAAGGGGGAGCTGGATGAGATTGGCAGTACTCTGGTCACTTCAGAGATCGAGGATGTGAAAAAATTGGAGGCGCGTAGACAAGAACTAAGTGACAGGCAGGCGAAAGAAAATACTAGGAGAGATAAAGCGCTTGCAGACATCGGGGCGATCGATGACGACCTGAAAGCTTTAAAACAGGAAATAGACAAAGTAAAATCGAAATCGGAGAAAGAGGATTTAGCGAGGCGGCGTTTGGATTACGCAGTGGAGTGCAAGAATCTTTTGGATCAGCTTCACGAGGCGCTGTCGGAAGAAACACGGAAGCATCTTTCACAAAAAGTCAATGCGACGTTTAGGGAAATATTAAGGAAAGATTTCTGGGCGGAGATAGATGAGGAGTATACCTTAAGAATATTTAAAAACGTTCCCGGGGTCGGGAAGCAGTTCGTGTCAGAGAAGTCAACCGGAGAAAATCAAGTCACGAGTTTGAGTTTTATCGCCAGCCTTGTGAGCTTGGCAAAGGAGCGGAACAAGAATAAAGGTGCGTTTTTCAAGGGGGGTGTTTTTCCGATTATAATGGATTCACCGTTCGGTGCTCTTGATAAGGAGTATCGGGAAAAGATTTCTGAGAATATACCGAAGCTGGCAGATCAAGTTGTAATATTTGCATCAAATTCGCAATGGAGCGAAGAAGTGGATAAGCGATGCCGACCTTACATAGGGAAAGAATATAGTCTGATTTATCATGCGCCTAAAATTAGAGACTCCGATTACGATTCAGCGTATGTAAAACGGACCGAAGGGCCAGAATTCACAACGATTGAGGAGGGATATTATGGTTAA
- a CDS encoding DNA phosphorothioation-associated protein 4, whose product MVNRVRRPEEFDDLLVELKNKGLFPTFKDALVFAAALGYRRGNRKSFQKSSEPIDMDVFRGDYDKTIMNIIAIEASGDPNMIAPSKEDERIEIFEEYANGGLDILRREIQEGRQEWRAGLLNLVQREEERHTLLDDITGLARLHD is encoded by the coding sequence ATGGTTAACCGGGTCCGACGGCCGGAAGAATTCGATGATTTGCTGGTCGAGCTGAAAAATAAAGGTCTCTTTCCGACATTTAAAGATGCGCTTGTGTTTGCGGCCGCGCTTGGTTATCGCCGTGGCAATAGAAAATCATTTCAAAAGAGTAGCGAGCCGATCGACATGGATGTTTTCCGGGGGGATTACGATAAGACAATTATGAATATAATTGCTATCGAAGCATCTGGGGATCCGAATATGATTGCGCCGTCGAAAGAAGATGAGAGGATAGAGATTTTCGAGGAGTACGCAAACGGCGGATTGGATATTCTTAGACGGGAGATTCAAGAGGGACGGCAAGAGTGGCGGGCAGGATTGCTTAATCTTGTGCAGAGAGAGGAAGAGCGGCACACACTACTGGATGATATTACGGGCCTTGCGAGGTTGCATGACTAG